The sequence below is a genomic window from Sphingobacterium sp. ML3W.
GAAAAGATGCCTTCCCATACCAGTGAAGGACTGCACTTTCACAACAATGCACAACAGTTTTTCTATATTTTGAAAGGTACTGCAACATTTAGGCTAGAAGAAAATACTTTTGAAGTAAATGAGAATAATAGCTTCCATATCCTTCCCCAGCAAATGCATCAAATATTTAACCATACCGAACAAGATTTGGAGTTCTTAGTTATTTCTGAACCTAAAGCGCATGGCGATAGAGTTAATCTGTAAGTTTTGCAAATGCAAAAATTACAGACATTTCATTACCTGAACTATCAATCATTTATTACATAAAAAGAGCACTCTTGTGTTATTAATATGTATTAAATGATTACTAATGGATATAAACAATTGGCTGCTTAAAGTCTCTATACTATTATTAATTTTGGTATGTTTTTAATGGAATTCATAAGACGCTACGTTTAGAATTTTAAATACATCCTACAACATCTGCTTTTCCAAGCTTAGATCGGCAACAAGTTTCTTCAGTTGGACATTTTCTACTTCAAGTTGGCGCAGCTTTCGAAGTTCGGAAATACCCAGGCCACCGTATTTCATTTCCCAATTGTCGCATGTAGCCTCCCTGACACCCATCTTATGGCAGGCCTCCTCAACACTTGTGCCGGTCTTGGAATGTTTGATTATAAAAACAAACAGTGTTTCAGTAAACCGACCAAAGGAAGCTCATGCGAAGCATAACTTACTTCGAACTTTTCATCGTTTTTCCTCCTATTTAAAATTAGTAATTCAATCCCGAATTCTCTACTTCTAAATGATCCCGTTTTTTGGGAGGAGATCATCTACACTCAGTAGCGTCCTAAACGTTGAAAAAAGTGGCGGTGTTTTGCTATAGCAAAGTTGCTATATTTAAATCGTCAAATTTTAACACACCGCCATGGTAAATTTAAACGTTTTTAGTCAGATTTTATCACTTATCGACCGCGAATTATTCAAGGTTTTGGTTGCTAAGCACAAGAGTGACAAACATTGTAAAGGGATCAACAGCTGGACGCATCTTGCTAGCATGTTGTTTTGCCATTTTTCTTCTGCAGATTCAGTTCGTGATATCAGTAATGGCTTACGTAGT
It includes:
- a CDS encoding cupin domain-containing protein, with the translated sequence MALKNTENSEHYIWRDNCDGWHLLKSDSRSIIQEKMPSHTSEGLHFHNNAQQFFYILKGTATFRLEENTFEVNENNSFHILPQQMHQIFNHTEQDLEFLVISEPKAHGDRVNL